The nucleotide window GTTCACCGGCCGCGGCAACCACCATCTTGCCTTCGTTGGCCACGTGTAGCGGATCGAATCCCAGGAATTCGCAGGCCCCGGCCACAGGCGGCTTTACGGGTATCTCGCTTTCGTACAATCGGATACCGATGCCTGACGCCACGGCAAACTCGTTCGCAACGGCGGCCAGGCCACCGCGTGTAGCATCTCGCATCGCACGCACGTCGTCTCCGCCGACATCGAGAGTGATCTGCGCGAGATCGATGAGTGGCGCCGTGTCACTGCGAATCGGTGTCTCAAACTCAAGTCCCTCGCGGCGAGACAGGATCGCCATACCGTGCTCGGCCAGCCCACCGCTCAGAATCAACTGGTCTCCGGGCCTGAGATTTCGCGACGACAGATCGTAGTCGTGCTCCAGAATGCCGATGCCCGTCGTGTTAATGAAGATCTTGTCTCCCTTTCCATGGTTAAGAACCTTCGTGTCGCCGGTCACGACCGTCACGTTTGCGCGTGCGGCGGCGCGCCTGATGGACTCGACAATTCGTTTCAGATCTGCGAGCGGTAGACCTTCTTCCAGAATAAACGCGAGGCTGATATACACCGGCAGTGCTCCGCTCATCGCGACATCGTTGACCGTTCCGTAGACGGCGAGCTCACCAATGTCTCCACCGGGAAAGAAGATGGGGTCGACGACAAAAGAATCCGTGCTGATCGCGAGTCTCGAATC belongs to Rhodothermales bacterium and includes:
- the hypE gene encoding hydrogenase expression/formation protein HypE — protein: MSLPELHTNGSTAPRSLAAENFAQCPLPITGHDTVQLGHGSGGKMTGDLISKLFLWAFENPVLARLDDSAVVSLGDSRLAISTDSFVVDPIFFPGGDIGELAVYGTVNDVAMSGALPVYISLAFILEEGLPLADLKRIVESIRRAAARANVTVVTGDTKVLNHGKGDKIFINTTGIGILEHDYDLSSRNLRPGDQLILSGGLAEHGMAILSRREGLEFETPIRSDTAPLIDLAQITLDVGGDDVRAMRDATRGGLAAVANEFAVASGIGIRLYESEIPVKPPVAGACEFLGFDPLHVANEGKMVVAAAGERAAEILEAIRKHPLGADAAIIGAVTSENAGMVSMQTRIGGWRIVDMMVGEQLPRIC